From the Bacteroidota bacterium genome, the window TGGAGTTTTTTATTCATCATTACGGCTTTGAATAAACCAATTTCAAATTATCAAAATAGGCAACCGGACTGTCAATACTGTCGGGTCTGTACATATCTAAATACACCTTCCATCCGCTAGCGTTGGGCTGCTGCTGCAAGGTCTCGGTAAGATTAATATAAATTTTGTTCCACTCCGGCATTTCATTCAGCCGAATTGTTTCAATACGGGTTGTGTTTCCCTGATAATACGCATACATACCAACGTAAATTTTGCAGTTGGTTTTGTAATTCATTTCCAGAAATACCGGTGCGCCGGTAGCCGGAAGAACGTATTCGTCCATCGTTATACCAAAAAAATGTGGCTTGCTCGCTGTAAGATGTACCATCCCCGAATAGGAACCTTCAAATACCTGCGTCGGATCGCTGCACTTTATCATCGCAGTGTCGTCAGTCGATGTCGTTTCAATCGTTTGCCCTCCGCCTTCAAAATCTTCAACCCAATTCACCATGTCCGGATAATAAGTAACTACAGGATGGATTGACATGACTTCACCCTTCACAAAAGTAACTGTAGCCTCATATTGCTTATAAAATGGGTAGTAGGCCCGGGTATTTGAAATACCATTGACCTTTATTCCGGGTTTAATAATAAGGTCGTGCTCGCCTTCTTTCAGGACAGGAAATTTAGCCGGAAGCTCAAAAATTCCAATCAGGTTGCCGTCAACATACACCCATGCATCGGTAATTTTGCTTGATGCACTGCCTTCGGAAACAGGATTAGTGGAAACGTCAATTTTATCAATCTGAATATATGCGGGAATTGGTTCGTCGGGGTTAATTACATCGCATGAAGTAAGAAACAGCAACAAGAGCAACGGAAAAAAATATTTTATATATTTTGGCAAACGATTGTGCATAAATTTTCCGGACGCAGTCAATTGATTTATTAAATTTATTTGTAAACGGCAATATATAATTTATATTGTCTGTGAACACAAATAATTATATAATTACCTGATATCAGCAGGAATATTCATCCGGTCTATTATCTGATAAGCCACGTTCAGCGCGTTATACCCATCAATAATAGTGACCGAAGGAATGGAATTATTTATTATAGAAGCATAGAAACATTCAAGCTCGGTTTTTATCGCATTTACTTGCTTTATTTCCGGGTGCTCAAAAAAGATCTGCTTTTTCCCTTTGTCGTTCCCGAGGTCAATGACCATTGAAAGTGGATCCAAATCCAATTCATTCGCAATATTTTTTAACCTGATAATCTCGGTTTCTTTTTCAAGGAAGTCGATAGAGATATATGCGTCTTGTTGGAATAATCTGGTTTTGCGCATATTTTTCATGGAAATGCGGCTCGCTGTGAGGTTGGCAACACAGCCGTTATCAAATTCTATGCGGGCATTGGCAATATCTGGAGTATCACTGACCACGGCAACACCGCTTGCGCTGATTTTGCGGATATTGGAGCGTACCATGCTCAGTATTATATCAATATCGTGAATCATCAGGTCGAGTATTACCGGCACATCTGTTCCGCGCGGGTTGAATTGTGCCAGGCGGTGCGACTCGATGAATAATGGCTGCCCAATGAATGGCTGAGCAGCAATAAACGCCGGGTTAAAACGTTCAACGTGACCTACCTGAACCTTAACCCGTGCTTCGGAAGCAATCGCTATCAGCTCTTTGGCTTCGGCAGGCGATGTTACAAGAGGCTTTTCAATAAAAACATGTTTCGCTTTCTTCATCGCTTTGGAAGCGCAGTTAAAATGCGAAACAGTTGGAGTTACTATATCAATAACTTCAGCAGCGTCAATAAGCTCATCAATAGATTCAAATCGTTTGATGTTGAATTCTTTCTCAACTTTTTCTGCAATCTCTGCATCCGGATCATAAAAACCAATCAGATCAAAAGTGCTTATTTCTTTAATACATCTAAGATGAATCTTGCCAAGGTGTCCGGCACCCAATACTCCAATTTTCAACATACCTGTCTGTTTTTTGCAAAAGTAAATTTTTTGTTCAACCCAATTGATTAATTTCGCATAATTAAGCTAACAGGCTATTATATTGAATTTCTCTGCCTAGATTATTGGTTTAAAGTGAAATACTGTGAAGACTCGTAGTATATGTATTTGTAAATTGTTAATTACTAATTAACCCGTGATAGATTCATACAAACATAAGGGGATGCGAAAACTGCTTGTTCAGGAGATCAGCCGGAAAGGAATCACTGACGAGAACGTGTTGAAAGCTATTGAAGAAATTCCCCGCCATTTCTTTCTCGATTCAACGTTTGAAAGTCATGCCTACGAAGATAAACCCTTCCCGATAGGCTCAGGGCAAACAATTTCCCAGCCTTATACCGTTGCTTTTCAGAGCCAGTTACTGAATGTGCGTAAACGCGATAAGGTGCTGGAGATTGGCACCGGCTCAGGATACCAGGCATGCGTATTACTTGAAATGGGAGCCACGGTTTTTACCATTGAGCGGCAAAAGAATCTTTTTCAGCGTACAAAGTTATTTCTGCCGGGCATTGGCTACAATCCTAAAATGTTCTTTGGCGATGGTTACAAAGGATTGCCGGCTTTCGCACCTTTCGACCGGATTATTATTACTGCAGCTGCACCCTTTATTCCTGAACCACTTATTGCACAACTCAAACCGGGCGGCATTATGGTTATTCCTGTGGGTGCCGGTGGGGTTCAGACCATGACAACGCTGCATAAAACCGATGCCGAAAACTATACATTAAAAGAGCACGGCAGTTTCAAGTTTGTGCCTCTGCTTGAAGATAAAGCAACTGATTGATTGTTGCAATTATGGCATCTGTCTGTTCGGGTTTAAACCAATGGTATGCCTTATCGCGCCTAAACCATGTTAACTGTCGTTTCGCATAACGCCGGGTGTTGGTTTTAATTTTTTCAACGGCGAGGTCATAACTCATAGCTCCGTCTATACACGCAAACAATTCACGGTAGCCTACAGTGTTCAGGCTGTTCAGTGAGCGCAAGGTGTAGAGACTTTTTGCTTCTTCGTACAAGCCTGCTTCCATCATACGGTCCACGCGTTGGTTTATTGTTTCGAAAAGCTCATTGCGCGGTCTGTTCAGCGCAATTTTAATAATGTTGAAATCACGTTTTTGAGGTATCGCTGTCCGCAGTTCAGACACTTTTCTCCCGGTTAACAAACAAATTTCCAGTGCACGTATTACACGTACAGGATTCGAAATGTCAATATTGTGGTAGGTTTCAGGGTCAAGTGCGCGCAATTGATGTCGCAGTTCATCCGGACCTTTTTCTGAAAGTGCCAGTTTCAGACTTATCCGGAGTTCTTCGTCAGGGTCGGGGAGTGAATCCATTCCGTTACAAACGGCATCAATATACATACCTGAGCCGCCTGCCATAATTACGACTCTGTGCTGCCCGAACAGTTTTTTCAGACATTCCAGTGCCTCAGTTTCGAACTTTGATGCGTTGTAATCGTCATGCACAGAGCGTTGCCCGATAAAATGATGTTTCACTAAAGCAAGCTCTTCGTCAGATGGAACAGCCGTACCGATGTTCATCTCTCTGAAAAACTGACGCGAATCGGCCGAAATGATTTCGGTCGCAAATTCTTGTGCCAGCCTGATGGCCATGGCGGTTTTACCAATGGCAGTAGGTCCGGCAACAACAATGAGCGTTTTGCCTGAAGCGGATAACGATGGGTCGGGTATGGAATCCTGGCTGTTAATTATATGTGTTGTCTTCAAAAGAGTCACCAAAAGGAGAAGAATCTTCGGTTTCGCCTTCGTCTTCTTCATTCAGCAAATCCTCGAATTCCTTTAACAGACTTTCTTCGGAATCGCCTTCACCCGGTGTTCTTGCTACATTATTTTTATGCCGGTGCAACTTTCCTGTACATTTCGTACACACAGGATATTTAGTATTTGCTGCTGCCGGAAGTATTTTAAACAGCTCAACATAGAACGTCCACATGTTAAGAAAGTCGAAGACGTAAATGAATCGTTGATGCGGGTCAATAATAATATCCTTGAGTTTTACTTCTGACATTACCAG encodes:
- a CDS encoding Gfo/Idh/MocA family oxidoreductase, whose translation is MLKIGVLGAGHLGKIHLRCIKEISTFDLIGFYDPDAEIAEKVEKEFNIKRFESIDELIDAAEVIDIVTPTVSHFNCASKAMKKAKHVFIEKPLVTSPAEAKELIAIASEARVKVQVGHVERFNPAFIAAQPFIGQPLFIESHRLAQFNPRGTDVPVILDLMIHDIDIILSMVRSNIRKISASGVAVVSDTPDIANARIEFDNGCVANLTASRISMKNMRKTRLFQQDAYISIDFLEKETEIIRLKNIANELDLDPLSMVIDLGNDKGKKQIFFEHPEIKQVNAIKTELECFYASIINNSIPSVTIIDGYNALNVAYQIIDRMNIPADIR
- a CDS encoding protein-L-isoaspartate(D-aspartate) O-methyltransferase, producing MIDSYKHKGMRKLLVQEISRKGITDENVLKAIEEIPRHFFLDSTFESHAYEDKPFPIGSGQTISQPYTVAFQSQLLNVRKRDKVLEIGTGSGYQACVLLEMGATVFTIERQKNLFQRTKLFLPGIGYNPKMFFGDGYKGLPAFAPFDRIIITAAAPFIPEPLIAQLKPGGIMVIPVGAGGVQTMTTLHKTDAENYTLKEHGSFKFVPLLEDKATD
- the miaA gene encoding tRNA (adenosine(37)-N6)-dimethylallyltransferase MiaA, with translation MNSQDSIPDPSLSASGKTLIVVAGPTAIGKTAMAIRLAQEFATEIISADSRQFFREMNIGTAVPSDEELALVKHHFIGQRSVHDDYNASKFETEALECLKKLFGQHRVVIMAGGSGMYIDAVCNGMDSLPDPDEELRISLKLALSEKGPDELRHQLRALDPETYHNIDISNPVRVIRALEICLLTGRKVSELRTAIPQKRDFNIIKIALNRPRNELFETINQRVDRMMEAGLYEEAKSLYTLRSLNSLNTVGYRELFACIDGAMSYDLAVEKIKTNTRRYAKRQLTWFRRDKAYHWFKPEQTDAIIATINQLLYLQAEAQT